The following are encoded together in the Bombus vancouverensis nearcticus chromosome 18, iyBomVanc1_principal, whole genome shotgun sequence genome:
- the LOC117160293 gene encoding FMRFamide-related peptides isoform X2 has product MSSLTSLYVLSFICNWALVSSSILTPMKADGSLRIFKDGPNDFEYVLKRHDVDRNSEDPDSKERRSSMGSSFIRYGRSDLDGNIERVSSSDGDGSSKVNRYPRFKSPDIIIRFGRSGFKNLNDDTHYRHGRNNLNFLRYGRNVQVYPLEIDMTAMCSDLLSNDEINDLHPYEARLLRLCNILNNSDIEHRNSPDFLEDRLGSKHN; this is encoded by the exons ATG AGCTCGTTAACATCGTTGTATGTGCTGTCCTTCATCTGCAACTGGGCGCTGGTTTCTTCCTCCATATTAACCCCCATGAAGGCTGATGGAAGTTTGAGGATCTTCAAGGATGGGCCCAATGACTTCGAATACGTGCTGAAGAGGCATGACGTCGATAGGAACTCGGAAGATCCTGATTCAAAAGAACGACGAAGCAGCATGGGGTCCTCTTTCATTAGATACGGCCGCAGCGATCTGGACGGAAATATAGAGAGAGTTTCCAGCAGCGATGGCGATGGTAGCTCAAAGGTGAACAGGTATCCTCGTTTCAAGTCACCAGATATCATCATTAGGTTTGGCCGATCGGGCTTCAAGAACCTGAACGATGACACACATTACAGACACGGAAGAAATAACTTGAATTTTCTCAG ATACGGCCGGAACGTGCAGGTTTATCCTCTAGAAATCGACATGACTGCGATGTGCTCCGATCTACTATCAAATGACGAGATTAACGATCTTCATCCGTACGAGGCGAGATTGCTTCGTCTGTGTAACATTTTGAACAACAGCGATATAGAACATAGAAACAGTCCGGACTTCTTAGAAGACCGGCTCGGTTCGAAACACAATTAA
- the LOC117160293 gene encoding FMRFamide-related peptides isoform X1, with protein MKSSLTSLYVLSFICNWALVSSSILTPMKADGSLRIFKDGPNDFEYVLKRHDVDRNSEDPDSKERRSSMGSSFIRYGRSDLDGNIERVSSSDGDGSSKVNRYPRFKSPDIIIRFGRSGFKNLNDDTHYRHGRNNLNFLRYGRNVQVYPLEIDMTAMCSDLLSNDEINDLHPYEARLLRLCNILNNSDIEHRNSPDFLEDRLGSKHN; from the exons ATG AAGAGCTCGTTAACATCGTTGTATGTGCTGTCCTTCATCTGCAACTGGGCGCTGGTTTCTTCCTCCATATTAACCCCCATGAAGGCTGATGGAAGTTTGAGGATCTTCAAGGATGGGCCCAATGACTTCGAATACGTGCTGAAGAGGCATGACGTCGATAGGAACTCGGAAGATCCTGATTCAAAAGAACGACGAAGCAGCATGGGGTCCTCTTTCATTAGATACGGCCGCAGCGATCTGGACGGAAATATAGAGAGAGTTTCCAGCAGCGATGGCGATGGTAGCTCAAAGGTGAACAGGTATCCTCGTTTCAAGTCACCAGATATCATCATTAGGTTTGGCCGATCGGGCTTCAAGAACCTGAACGATGACACACATTACAGACACGGAAGAAATAACTTGAATTTTCTCAG ATACGGCCGGAACGTGCAGGTTTATCCTCTAGAAATCGACATGACTGCGATGTGCTCCGATCTACTATCAAATGACGAGATTAACGATCTTCATCCGTACGAGGCGAGATTGCTTCGTCTGTGTAACATTTTGAACAACAGCGATATAGAACATAGAAACAGTCCGGACTTCTTAGAAGACCGGCTCGGTTCGAAACACAATTAA